The following proteins are co-located in the Sporosarcina pasteurii genome:
- a CDS encoding YigZ family protein translates to MRSDYRTVNHYGESEYIIQKSRFITYVKRTETEAEAIDFINEIKKMHHTATHNCSAYLIGEHDEIQKANDDGEPSGTAGVPMLEVLKKQNLKDTTVVVTRYFGGIKLGGGGLIRAYGRATTEGIAATGIVERRLHHLMKVTIDYTWLGKVENEVRQSPYPLKEITYTEDVEVYLYVPVSEVATFTEWVTELTNGQSDITSVGQEFLEFNL, encoded by the coding sequence ATGCGTTCAGATTATCGTACTGTTAATCATTACGGAGAAAGCGAATATATCATACAAAAATCAAGATTTATTACTTATGTAAAGCGTACAGAAACCGAGGCAGAAGCAATTGATTTTATCAACGAAATTAAAAAGATGCATCATACTGCAACCCATAATTGTTCAGCTTATCTAATCGGAGAACATGATGAAATACAGAAGGCAAATGATGACGGAGAGCCTTCCGGTACTGCAGGTGTTCCTATGCTTGAGGTCTTGAAAAAACAAAATCTTAAGGATACAACCGTCGTTGTCACTCGTTATTTTGGTGGCATTAAGTTAGGTGGCGGCGGACTCATTCGTGCATATGGCAGAGCAACGACAGAAGGGATTGCGGCTACGGGGATCGTTGAACGTAGGCTTCATCACCTTATGAAAGTAACAATTGACTACACTTGGCTCGGAAAAGTTGAAAATGAAGTGAGGCAATCCCCTTACCCACTTAAAGAAATTACCTATACAGAAGATGTAGAAGTATACTTATATGTGCCTGTATCAGAAGTAGCTACGTTTACTGAATGGGTGACTGAATTAACAAACGGACAGAGCGATATCACATCCGTTGGTCAAGAGTTCCTTGAATTTAACCTTTAA
- a CDS encoding LCP family protein: MRRQEYKQISRKRSGKRLTIKISLLVALIAFTFVVGYGVFLQKKATDAAKRAYEALGDRAKSELRDEAVEPLKDNVSILFIGVDDSDKRKDSGNARSDALLVATLNNKEKTVKLLSIPRDSYVYVPSRGRQDKITHAHAFGGTKGTIDAVEGFLDIPIDYYVKMNFNAFIEVVDALGGIKAEVPYDRVELDENDRRTIELKKGLQHLDGKHALALARTRKLDSDVERGKRQQMILQAIMNKAFSVQSITKYGDVIDAIGDNMKTNMTYNEMKSFLEYAKGGMPEVTAINLDGTDDMTTGIYYWMLDEEELENVKFELQTHLELSPYSRTLTDKGVEINDQNESADESVYTDE; encoded by the coding sequence ATGAGAAGACAAGAATATAAACAGATATCCCGAAAACGATCTGGTAAACGACTTACTATTAAAATATCACTACTTGTCGCCCTTATAGCATTTACTTTTGTTGTTGGCTACGGAGTCTTTTTACAGAAAAAAGCAACTGACGCTGCAAAACGGGCCTATGAAGCACTAGGTGACAGAGCTAAATCTGAGCTACGCGATGAAGCGGTTGAACCCCTTAAAGACAATGTTTCTATCCTTTTCATAGGCGTTGATGATAGTGACAAGCGAAAAGATAGTGGCAATGCTAGATCAGATGCACTCCTCGTCGCCACTTTAAATAATAAAGAAAAGACTGTAAAACTACTCAGCATTCCACGTGATTCATACGTTTATGTCCCAAGTCGAGGACGTCAAGACAAAATCACCCATGCACATGCATTTGGCGGAACGAAAGGAACAATTGACGCAGTGGAAGGGTTCCTTGATATTCCAATTGACTATTATGTAAAGATGAATTTCAATGCCTTTATCGAAGTTGTCGATGCACTTGGAGGCATAAAAGCTGAAGTCCCATATGATCGCGTCGAATTAGACGAAAATGATCGCCGTACCATCGAGCTTAAAAAAGGACTTCAACACTTAGACGGTAAACATGCACTTGCACTTGCTCGAACACGAAAACTAGATAGCGACGTTGAGCGAGGCAAACGTCAACAAATGATTTTACAAGCGATTATGAATAAAGCCTTCTCAGTTCAATCGATTACGAAATATGGTGACGTTATTGATGCAATCGGCGACAATATGAAAACTAATATGACTTATAATGAAATGAAATCCTTTTTGGAATACGCCAAAGGCGGTATGCCTGAAGTAACGGCTATCAACTTAGATGGTACAGATGATATGACAACAGGCATTTATTATTGGATGCTCGATGAAGAAGAATTAGAGAATGTTAAATTCGAACTTCAAACTCACCTCGAATTATCTCCGTACTCAAGAACGTTGACAGACAAAGGTGTCGAAATTAATGACCAAAATGAATCTGCGGATGAATCTGTTTACACGGATGAATAA
- a CDS encoding glycosyltransferase family 4 protein, translated as MLFFAIVVTFIASIIFTPIVRRFAFRIGALDKPNYRKVHTTIMPRIGGLAIFGAFLVGYLILLPEDSHSLGILVGAVIIILTGFLDDMLEITAKAKVVGQLAAAVVVVTWGGLQIEFINLPFGGQLEFGFLSIPITILWIISITNVINLIDGLDGLAAGVSTIALISLAIMAIIMGNPFVIATAAILAASSFGFLFYNFYPAKIFMGDTGALFLGYMISVLALLGFKNVAIISLIIPVLMLGVPISDTFFAIVRRIRMKQKISAPDKSHLHHCLLKSGFSHRQSVLIIYGIAALFGLAAILFSQATVWGSIILLVVIVLALELFVEAIGLAGANYRPLLNLVRMIGR; from the coding sequence ATGTTATTCTTTGCGATCGTTGTTACATTTATAGCATCAATCATATTTACTCCGATCGTGCGAAGATTTGCTTTTCGGATCGGGGCGCTTGATAAGCCAAACTACAGAAAAGTTCATACAACAATTATGCCACGCATTGGCGGACTTGCGATATTCGGAGCTTTTTTAGTAGGTTATCTTATATTGCTACCTGAAGATAGCCATTCACTAGGAATACTAGTTGGAGCTGTTATTATTATTTTGACAGGGTTTCTAGATGATATGCTAGAAATTACTGCAAAAGCAAAAGTTGTTGGGCAGCTTGCAGCAGCGGTTGTTGTTGTAACCTGGGGTGGTTTGCAAATTGAATTTATTAACTTGCCATTCGGTGGGCAATTAGAGTTTGGATTTTTAAGTATACCTATAACGATACTATGGATCATTAGCATTACCAATGTGATTAATTTAATAGATGGCCTCGACGGTCTTGCAGCGGGGGTTTCAACCATTGCTCTGATATCTTTAGCGATTATGGCGATTATTATGGGGAACCCGTTTGTTATTGCTACAGCTGCAATACTTGCTGCAAGTTCATTTGGATTTCTATTTTATAATTTCTATCCCGCAAAGATTTTTATGGGAGATACGGGAGCTTTGTTTCTTGGTTATATGATCTCGGTCCTAGCTTTATTAGGATTTAAAAATGTTGCGATTATTTCGCTTATCATTCCAGTTCTTATGTTAGGTGTGCCAATTTCTGATACATTTTTTGCAATCGTACGTCGAATTCGAATGAAGCAAAAAATTTCAGCGCCTGATAAATCACACTTACATCATTGTTTATTAAAAAGTGGTTTTTCTCATAGACAGTCTGTATTAATTATTTATGGGATTGCTGCATTGTTTGGTCTAGCGGCTATTCTATTTTCACAAGCAACGGTATGGGGTTCGATTATATTACTGGTTGTGATCGTACTTGCGCTTGAATTGTTCGTTGAAGCGATTGGACTCGCAGGTGCAAACTACAGACCGTTATTAAACCTTGTTCGAATGATTGGACGATAA
- a CDS encoding glucosamine-6-phosphate deaminase: MNGLKFIKVNNPDEGSENLFNIIKEALEKNELHVLGLATGGTMIPVYKKWVESDLDFSGVTTFNLDEYVGISDDNPNGYAYFMNEHLFSKKKFKKVNTLNGLAENLEEECQRFEDLLLANPLDIQILGVGENGHIAFNEPGTPFDSVTHVAKLTQSTLEVNSRFFKPGEKVPNTAMTMGIKSILRAKKIVLLAFGEKKRAALTKLSEGKVDSEWPITKLLEHDNVTIITDLAI; encoded by the coding sequence ATGAATGGTTTAAAGTTTATTAAAGTAAATAATCCTGACGAAGGATCCGAAAATCTATTTAACATCATAAAAGAAGCACTTGAAAAAAACGAACTGCATGTCCTAGGTCTAGCAACAGGTGGAACGATGATTCCAGTGTATAAGAAATGGGTAGAATCAGACCTTGACTTCTCAGGCGTCACAACGTTTAACCTGGATGAGTATGTAGGTATTTCTGATGATAATCCAAATGGCTATGCGTATTTTATGAATGAACATTTATTCAGTAAAAAGAAATTTAAAAAAGTGAATACATTAAACGGATTAGCAGAAAACTTAGAAGAAGAGTGTCAGCGATTTGAAGACTTACTTCTAGCCAATCCTCTAGACATTCAGATCCTCGGCGTTGGGGAGAATGGACATATTGCATTCAACGAGCCGGGCACGCCATTCGATTCTGTTACTCACGTAGCAAAGCTTACACAATCTACATTGGAAGTGAATAGCCGTTTCTTTAAGCCTGGTGAGAAAGTGCCTAATACCGCGATGACGATGGGAATTAAATCTATCTTACGTGCGAAAAAAATTGTATTATTAGCTTTCGGAGAAAAGAAACGAGCTGCGCTTACTAAGTTATCAGAAGGAAAAGTTGATTCTGAATGGCCGATTACTAAGTTATTAGAACATGATAATGTAACAATTATTACAGATCTTGCTATTTGA
- a CDS encoding IS3 family transposase (programmed frameshift), which translates to MGTRVSYPYEVKMKAIEMRLAGVPVKQVLEELNIKNHSQLKVWMKWYREGEIHRLYQPVGKQYSFGKGPEYGSNEQRLAAENRYLKQQIEVFKKVQRVGEEVVGQAFVELVEELKDKMPIKEICIHMGVARSTYYRWKKESRKENSKAKRDEEIGKLCTEHKFRYGYRKIAALMPGISERTVQKVMQKYGWSCRVKVKKRKVTGQPAYVADNILHRDFHATAPLQKLVTDITYLPFGQSMLYLSSIMDLYNGEIIAYTIDGKQNLSCVLDTLNQLDSLPEDIILHSDQGAVYTSYEYQKQIKEKGITMSMSRKGTPVDNSPIEAFHSTLKSETFYLDDIHSTTNACVIQIVEDYINYYNNIRIQTKLNNQSPVDYRQLVA; encoded by the exons ATGGGAACAAGAGTGAGTTATCCTTATGAGGTGAAAATGAAGGCGATTGAAATGCGTTTAGCAGGAGTACCAGTAAAACAAGTATTAGAAGAGCTGAACATCAAAAATCATTCACAGTTAAAAGTTTGGATGAAATGGTATCGAGAGGGCGAAATTCACCGACTTTATCAACCAGTTGGCAAGCAATATAGTTTTGGAAAGGGACCAGAATATGGGTCAAACGAACAACGTTTAGCAGCCGAAAATCGTTATTTGAAGCAACAAATCGAAGTTT TTAAAAAAGTACAAAGAGTTGGAGAGGAAGTGGTTGGACAAGCATTTGTAGAACTGGTTGAAGAACTTAAAGATAAGATGCCAATTAAGGAAATTTGTATACACATGGGAGTCGCTCGATCAACTTATTATCGTTGGAAAAAAGAGAGTAGAAAAGAAAATAGTAAGGCAAAGCGTGATGAAGAGATTGGAAAGCTATGCACGGAACATAAATTCAGATATGGATACAGAAAAATCGCTGCATTAATGCCTGGAATCAGCGAGAGAACCGTCCAGAAAGTGATGCAAAAATATGGTTGGTCATGTCGTGTTAAGGTGAAAAAACGTAAGGTTACAGGTCAGCCTGCTTATGTAGCGGATAATATACTACATCGGGATTTTCACGCCACAGCACCTTTACAGAAATTAGTGACTGACATTACTTACTTGCCTTTTGGACAATCGATGTTATATCTTTCAAGTATTATGGATTTATACAATGGAGAAATTATTGCTTATACGATTGATGGTAAACAGAATTTATCATGTGTTTTAGACACACTTAATCAACTTGATTCACTACCAGAAGATATTATATTACATAGTGATCAAGGAGCTGTTTATACTTCTTATGAGTATCAAAAACAGATAAAAGAAAAAGGAATTACCATGAGCATGTCCCGCAAAGGCACGCCTGTTGATAATTCCCCAATCGAAGCGTTTCATTCCACCCTAAAGTCTGAAACGTTCTATCTCGACGACATACATAGCACAACCAATGCCTGTGTTATTCAAATCGTCGAAGATTACATTAACTATTATAACAATATCCGAATTCAAACGAAACTAAACAACCAATCGCCGGTAGATTACCGACAATTGGTTGCCTAA
- a CDS encoding 3-hydroxyacyl-CoA dehydrogenase produces the protein MEIKDKVAIVTGGASGLGLGTVKSLMQQGAKVAIFDLNEEAGLQICEELGENVSFFSVDVTDEASTKAGIEKTIDRFGAVHICVNCAGVGTPQKTLGRSGPIPLENFKRVIDINLVGTFNVLRLAAEQMSKNEPLTESGERGIIINTASVAAFDGQMGQAAYGASKAGVAGMTLPIARDLSEHGIRVNTIAPGLFRTPMAESLPEKVVDKLETMVEFPKRLGKPSEYASLVSFMIENEYINGEVIRYDGGIRMAPR, from the coding sequence ATGGAAATTAAAGATAAAGTAGCGATCGTAACAGGTGGGGCATCTGGGCTAGGATTAGGAACAGTTAAAAGTTTAATGCAACAAGGTGCGAAAGTAGCGATATTCGATTTGAATGAAGAAGCCGGGTTGCAAATATGTGAAGAACTTGGTGAAAATGTGTCTTTCTTTTCAGTTGATGTGACAGACGAAGCATCTACAAAAGCAGGAATCGAAAAAACGATTGACCGATTTGGCGCGGTCCATATTTGTGTAAACTGTGCAGGTGTAGGAACACCACAAAAAACGTTAGGACGCTCGGGCCCAATCCCATTAGAAAACTTTAAAAGAGTGATTGATATTAACTTGGTTGGCACATTTAATGTGCTTCGATTAGCAGCTGAACAGATGTCCAAAAACGAACCATTAACGGAAAGTGGTGAGCGCGGCATTATTATTAACACTGCATCAGTTGCGGCGTTCGACGGTCAAATGGGACAAGCTGCTTACGGAGCAAGTAAAGCAGGAGTTGCCGGCATGACGTTGCCAATTGCACGTGATTTATCTGAACATGGCATTCGCGTTAACACGATTGCTCCCGGTTTATTCCGTACACCGATGGCAGAATCTTTGCCGGAAAAAGTGGTAGATAAATTAGAGACAATGGTTGAGTTTCCAAAAAGACTTGGAAAGCCATCTGAATACGCTTCACTTGTTTCATTCATGATCGAAAATGAGTACATTAACGGTGAAGTCATTCGTTATGACGGTGGAATTCGTATGGCGCCTAGATAA
- a CDS encoding CaiB/BaiF CoA-transferase family protein: protein MGILQGLKILDFTTLLPGPYATMMFADMGADVIRVESATRTDLVRELPPMDDGESAAHRHLNRSKRSLTLNLKKAASVEIIKSLITEYDIVVEQFRPGVMERLGLDYETLKKVNPKLIYCSITGYGQTGPYQNRPGHDNNFLSLSGLLDYSRRKGERPPTLGFQVADIAGGSMHAVIGILAAALKRQQTGEGEYIDVSMTDAAFSLNALYGPGYLTNGIEPKAEELLLNGGGFYDYYETKDGRYFSVGSLEPAFRKVLCEAIGQPELLNIAMSETVEDQKQFKETLQHIFLSKTFDEWLTIFDEDFEGCVEPILTFSEASRHPQLQAREMIVDVPKENGEYAQQIAFPIKFSSTEPIYKHTGGKLGAHIEEILMEQGIAKEQIEEWKVQGIFN, encoded by the coding sequence ATGGGGATTTTACAAGGTTTAAAAATACTAGATTTTACAACGTTACTGCCTGGACCATATGCAACGATGATGTTTGCGGATATGGGGGCTGATGTGATTCGTGTAGAGTCGGCGACACGAACTGATCTAGTCAGGGAACTGCCGCCGATGGACGACGGAGAATCGGCTGCGCATAGACACTTAAACCGTTCAAAACGTTCCCTAACGTTAAATTTAAAGAAAGCAGCATCAGTAGAAATAATAAAATCACTCATAACTGAGTATGATATTGTCGTTGAACAATTTCGTCCTGGTGTTATGGAAAGATTAGGCTTGGATTATGAAACATTGAAAAAGGTGAATCCAAAATTAATTTATTGTTCGATTACTGGATATGGCCAAACAGGTCCTTATCAAAATCGTCCGGGTCATGATAATAATTTTTTATCACTATCGGGTTTACTAGATTATTCTCGTAGAAAAGGGGAACGGCCTCCTACACTTGGCTTTCAAGTGGCTGATATTGCAGGGGGTTCGATGCATGCAGTCATCGGAATTTTGGCAGCGGCATTAAAAAGACAACAAACGGGCGAAGGCGAATATATCGATGTAAGTATGACAGACGCTGCATTTTCATTAAATGCGTTGTATGGACCGGGTTATTTAACAAATGGAATCGAGCCCAAAGCGGAAGAACTTCTATTAAATGGCGGCGGTTTTTATGATTACTACGAAACGAAAGATGGGCGCTATTTTTCAGTAGGAAGTTTGGAGCCCGCCTTTAGAAAAGTGTTATGCGAAGCAATTGGACAACCCGAGCTACTGAATATCGCAATGAGTGAAACGGTAGAAGATCAAAAGCAATTTAAAGAAACTTTACAGCATATCTTTCTATCGAAAACATTTGATGAATGGTTGACAATATTCGATGAAGATTTTGAAGGATGTGTTGAACCTATCCTAACTTTTTCCGAAGCCAGTCGTCATCCGCAATTACAAGCACGAGAAATGATTGTGGACGTACCCAAGGAAAATGGGGAGTATGCGCAGCAAATCGCTTTTCCGATAAAGTTTTCAAGTACAGAACCTATCTATAAACATACAGGCGGAAAATTAGGCGCGCATATTGAGGAAATTTTAATGGAACAAGGAATTGCAAAAGAGCAAATTGAAGAATGGAAAGTGCAAGGAATTTTTAATTAG
- a CDS encoding dicarboxylate/amino acid:cation symporter, with protein MKFNLVTQILIAFVLAIILGSIFGSSIDFIKPLGDLFLRLIKFIIVPLILSTLVVGVASSSDPKQLGRIGLKTIAYYLGTTAIAIIIGIAVALMISPGKGVDIPTANLEVPEAATAEPQSAITTFLNIVPENPFTAMAEGNILQVIFFALFIGLAITFVGEKAQPVYRFFEGFAEIMYRITGIIMKFAPIGILGLLAPIIGQYGISVLLPLLKVVLGVYLACLLHALLVYSAAVKVWGGMGPLHFFKGISPAALVAFSTASSAGTLPVTIKNVNENLGVPNKISSFVLPLGATINMDGTAIYQGVAVVFIAQFYGLDLTLMQLVTVVLTTVLASIGTAGVPGAGMIMLAMVLSSINMPLEGIALIAGIDRVLDMMRTTVNVVGDASAAVVVSGTEKVEDKQLGVVES; from the coding sequence TTGAAATTTAACCTCGTTACGCAAATATTAATTGCTTTCGTTTTGGCAATTATTCTTGGCAGCATATTCGGTAGTTCAATAGATTTTATAAAGCCATTAGGAGATTTATTTTTACGTTTAATTAAATTTATTATCGTACCGTTAATTCTATCAACACTTGTTGTAGGAGTCGCTAGTTCATCTGATCCGAAACAATTAGGGCGGATTGGATTGAAAACGATTGCATATTATTTAGGCACGACAGCTATAGCGATAATAATCGGTATTGCAGTAGCGCTTATGATATCTCCAGGAAAAGGTGTAGACATTCCAACTGCAAACTTGGAAGTTCCAGAAGCAGCTACAGCGGAGCCACAAAGCGCAATTACGACATTTTTAAACATTGTTCCAGAGAATCCATTTACAGCAATGGCAGAAGGGAACATTTTACAAGTAATTTTCTTTGCGTTATTTATTGGATTAGCCATCACATTTGTTGGAGAAAAAGCACAACCAGTTTACCGGTTTTTTGAAGGGTTTGCGGAAATCATGTATAGAATTACCGGAATTATCATGAAATTCGCGCCGATTGGTATATTAGGTTTGCTTGCACCAATTATTGGACAATACGGGATTTCAGTTTTATTACCATTATTAAAAGTAGTGTTAGGGGTCTATCTTGCTTGTCTTTTACATGCGTTGCTCGTTTATTCGGCGGCTGTCAAAGTTTGGGGCGGCATGGGTCCACTCCATTTCTTTAAAGGAATTTCACCGGCAGCACTCGTAGCATTTAGTACAGCAAGTAGTGCAGGTACGTTACCAGTAACGATTAAAAATGTAAACGAAAACCTTGGTGTACCAAATAAAATCTCAAGTTTTGTCTTGCCACTGGGTGCAACGATCAATATGGATGGAACTGCGATATACCAAGGAGTTGCAGTTGTTTTTATCGCTCAATTTTACGGACTAGATTTAACGTTAATGCAACTAGTAACAGTTGTATTAACAACAGTGCTCGCGTCAATCGGTACAGCAGGTGTTCCGGGAGCTGGGATGATTATGCTTGCGATGGTACTTTCGTCAATTAACATGCCACTTGAGGGTATTGCGTTAATTGCCGGAATCGATCGTGTGCTTGATATGATGCGAACTACGGTAAATGTCGTCGGAGACGCATCGGCAGCTGTTGTCGTCTCGGGAACAGAGAAAGTTGAAGATAAACAACTAGGTGTTGTGGAATCATGA
- a CDS encoding DUF4870 domain-containing protein, which yields MENKGMKVLVHASAFFAPYLVPIIIFLISEDETVKKVSIQAVLFQLVIGVLITLSIIFSFLLIGIPFLIGFGIMWLVVPIIGIVKALNDEDYNYPIVGRWYQ from the coding sequence ATGGAGAACAAAGGGATGAAAGTTTTAGTTCATGCCAGCGCTTTTTTCGCTCCTTATTTAGTACCGATTATCATCTTCTTGATCAGTGAAGATGAAACGGTAAAAAAAGTATCGATTCAAGCTGTATTATTTCAATTAGTAATTGGCGTACTCATTACCCTTTCAATCATCTTTTCGTTTCTACTTATCGGAATTCCGTTTTTAATTGGATTCGGAATCATGTGGCTTGTCGTTCCAATTATTGGGATTGTAAAAGCATTGAATGATGAAGATTATAATTATCCGATAGTGGGAAGATGGTATCAATAA
- a CDS encoding DnaJ family domain-containing protein — MTNENRNNPSYNDLIGDILSNDANQGRINHLEGAGKPLSKEYLSGDTFQHFQRIAKDAGYKPYWLKLQHEIRDELIEISTNQKEMEPRELSKRIKKINKKIGIYNRNCPPPFLKGKVSAETINQAFEYWR, encoded by the coding sequence ATGACCAACGAAAATAGAAATAACCCATCATATAATGATTTGATCGGAGATATTTTAAGTAACGATGCGAATCAAGGGCGTATCAATCATTTAGAAGGTGCTGGAAAACCGTTATCAAAAGAGTATCTATCTGGTGATACATTCCAACATTTTCAACGCATTGCAAAAGACGCAGGCTATAAACCGTACTGGTTAAAATTACAACACGAAATTAGAGATGAACTAATCGAAATTTCAACGAATCAAAAGGAAATGGAGCCAAGAGAGTTGAGCAAGCGCATCAAAAAAATCAATAAGAAAATCGGAATTTACAATAGAAACTGTCCACCACCATTTCTTAAAGGTAAAGTATCCGCGGAAACGATTAATCAAGCATTTGAGTATTGGCGGTGA
- a CDS encoding erythromycin esterase family protein — protein MTPFLTQMIQQNAIPFNHELPLQQIIDAIGDAQFVLLGESTHGTAEYYTARAQLSKKLIEEKGFTIIAVEGDWPAAFEVNRYIKEYPSAANSAKQLLKEFNRWPTWMWANEEVSTFVDWLKTHNANKEATSQVGFYGFDLYSLPESIEEIRDHLHDIVKNEAELIKARQAIACFDPYEPLPDHYALSTFHFNQSCEAEINSLSSIIQKYTDFHPTEDEQRLNINMNALIIKNAEHYYRTSLQNDSQSWNIRDEHMAETVEALTNYFGTDSKVIVWAHNTHIGDARATAMKNDGMLNVGQIFREKYGKENVYAIGFGTYEGTVIAGEAWGKPFHTMKIPPAKQHSWEHHLHSAGAHNQLLLFNEKNQHYFNNMIEHRAIGVVYQPDYEMYGNYVPSQISERYDGFIYFDKTTALHPIHV, from the coding sequence ATGACTCCATTTTTGACTCAAATGATACAACAAAACGCAATTCCTTTTAATCATGAGCTACCTCTTCAGCAAATCATTGATGCCATTGGAGATGCTCAATTTGTCCTGTTAGGTGAATCTACTCACGGAACAGCTGAATATTATACAGCTCGTGCGCAACTTTCTAAAAAGCTTATTGAGGAAAAGGGCTTTACAATCATCGCGGTTGAAGGCGATTGGCCCGCCGCCTTTGAAGTAAATCGCTATATTAAAGAGTACCCTTCCGCAGCTAACTCAGCAAAACAACTCTTAAAGGAATTTAATAGATGGCCAACATGGATGTGGGCCAATGAAGAAGTGAGTACATTTGTCGATTGGTTAAAAACGCATAATGCTAATAAAGAGGCTACCTCACAAGTTGGTTTTTACGGATTCGATTTATACAGCTTACCTGAATCGATTGAAGAAATACGCGATCACTTACACGATATAGTGAAAAACGAGGCAGAATTAATTAAAGCTCGGCAAGCTATCGCCTGTTTCGATCCCTATGAACCATTGCCAGACCACTATGCATTATCGACATTTCATTTCAATCAAAGTTGCGAAGCTGAAATTAATTCGTTGTCATCTATCATTCAAAAGTATACTGATTTTCATCCGACTGAAGATGAACAGCGTCTGAATATCAACATGAACGCATTAATTATTAAAAACGCAGAACATTACTACCGCACTTCATTACAAAACGATTCACAGTCTTGGAATATTCGAGATGAACATATGGCAGAAACTGTTGAAGCACTAACAAATTATTTTGGTACAGACTCCAAGGTGATTGTTTGGGCTCACAATACGCATATTGGGGATGCGAGAGCGACTGCGATGAAAAATGATGGGATGCTGAACGTCGGGCAAATTTTTAGAGAGAAATACGGCAAAGAAAATGTCTACGCCATTGGATTTGGCACATACGAAGGAACTGTAATTGCTGGAGAAGCTTGGGGTAAACCTTTTCATACGATGAAAATACCACCAGCTAAACAACATTCCTGGGAACACCATTTACACAGTGCCGGAGCGCATAATCAACTACTATTATTTAATGAAAAGAACCAACACTACTTTAATAACATGATAGAGCATCGGGCGATCGGCGTCGTGTACCAACCCGATTATGAAATGTATGGAAATTACGTCCCCTCTCAAATAAGCGAGCGTTACGATGGATTTATCTATTTCGATAAAACAACTGCACTTCATCCAATCCACGTGTAA
- a CDS encoding PaaI family thioesterase, with the protein MTNQVITKVVHAIQDDYADDFAWCYGCGRLNEEGYHFRTGWDGEKTVTYFNPSSKHAAIPGFVYGGAIASFVDCHGTGSAALALHRKNGFEPGSGEEPPRFVTGSLNVNFLKPTPQETTLKAVGQVEEIHPKKWKVSVEVFAGDTLCATGEVIAVVMPKTFTNK; encoded by the coding sequence ATGACAAATCAAGTTATTACTAAAGTTGTTCATGCAATTCAAGATGATTATGCAGATGATTTTGCATGGTGTTATGGGTGTGGTCGATTGAACGAGGAGGGGTACCATTTTAGAACTGGCTGGGACGGGGAGAAAACGGTTACATATTTCAATCCGTCATCTAAGCATGCTGCGATTCCGGGGTTTGTTTATGGGGGGGCAATCGCTTCGTTTGTAGATTGTCACGGAACTGGTTCAGCAGCACTTGCGCTTCATAGAAAAAATGGTTTTGAACCAGGCAGTGGGGAAGAACCACCGCGTTTTGTTACGGGTTCATTGAACGTAAACTTTTTAAAACCGACACCACAAGAAACTACATTAAAAGCAGTTGGACAAGTGGAAGAAATTCATCCAAAGAAGTGGAAGGTTTCTGTGGAGGTTTTCGCAGGTGATACGTTATGTGCAACGGGAGAAGTAATCGCAGTTGTAATGCCGAAAACGTTTACTAATAAATAA